A genomic stretch from Patescibacteria group bacterium includes:
- a CDS encoding PHP domain-containing protein, protein MDTKRSALSDFHFHTVHSDGSETVASAIEEAKARGVASLALTDHNDGEGMPEFISLCKASGLKYVEGVEIYAAFPLSEEWSQDPSYCSPIPDLTILGRKLDWRIFKEEYVDPLMQYWQTIFVPQSLKQLEENGLTIPEIAEVKFEDFATAIGILHDVPNNPQSWGPLLEIAKQHKPDITAEDIEQSPVRWANRYLYAFGMNAYVLRGPKEFTVEHAVDLAEEMGGLLFAAHPGGEYANWSEEHLQYFIEAGGHGIEAWQYFHSQEQIRHFLELAIQHELTVSGGSDWHGTNGRPTMGCWDKQEAQTPSWVFEQLMDRLP, encoded by the coding sequence TTGGATACGAAGAGGAGTGCCTTATCAGATTTTCATTTCCACACTGTTCATAGTGATGGATCTGAAACCGTCGCTAGCGCGATTGAAGAAGCGAAAGCGAGAGGTGTCGCATCCCTAGCGCTCACCGATCACAACGACGGAGAAGGTATGCCCGAATTTATCTCGTTATGTAAGGCGTCGGGTCTCAAATATGTAGAGGGAGTCGAGATATATGCCGCCTTCCCTTTGAGCGAAGAATGGAGCCAAGACCCAAGCTATTGCAGTCCAATCCCCGACCTAACTATATTGGGGAGAAAACTGGACTGGAGAATCTTCAAAGAAGAATATGTAGATCCCCTGATGCAATACTGGCAGACCATCTTCGTGCCCCAGAGTTTAAAACAGTTGGAGGAAAACGGTCTGACAATCCCTGAAATTGCAGAGGTAAAATTTGAAGATTTTGCCACGGCAATTGGGATTTTGCATGATGTACCCAATAATCCTCAAAGCTGGGGCCCACTCCTCGAAATTGCCAAACAGCACAAACCGGACATTACGGCCGAGGACATTGAACAATCACCCGTTAGGTGGGCAAACCGCTATCTGTACGCCTTCGGTATGAACGCCTATGTACTGCGTGGTCCAAAGGAGTTCACCGTAGAACACGCCGTGGATCTAGCCGAAGAAATGGGCGGGCTTCTCTTCGCCGCTCATCCCGGCGGCGAATACGCCAACTGGAGTGAAGAACACCTGCAATATTTTATTGAAGCGGGTGGTCACGGAATTGAGGCTTGGCAGTATTTCCACAGCCAGGAACAGATCAGACACTTCCTCGAACTCGCTATCCAGCACGAACTGACAGTCAGCGGCGGTTCTGATTGGCATGGAACAAACGGCCGGCCGACTATGGGCTGCTGGGATAAGCAGGAAGCGCAAACCCCAAGTTGGGTTTTTGAACAACTTATGGATAGGTTACCATAG
- a CDS encoding DUF3800 domain-containing protein — protein sequence MQKLYCYVDESGQDTKSEIFVVVAVVSSKYQYQIRKQLLEVEELAKTHQLKWHKLRNDRRMKYLALILDRKIGSRDVYIGRYQKPIPFFFPMLDLVERAITQAAKGEYTARIYVDGINKKVAKSLTNALRSRGISLRLVKSRRDESEPLIRLADMWAGCIRSAFLNDKDSKSTFRQARERGYLQEVVP from the coding sequence ATGCAAAAACTTTATTGTTATGTTGACGAGTCAGGTCAAGATACAAAGTCAGAGATATTTGTTGTCGTTGCGGTAGTGAGCTCAAAATATCAATATCAAATCAGAAAACAACTTCTTGAGGTTGAGGAATTAGCAAAGACACACCAACTAAAATGGCACAAATTAAGGAATGATCGCAGGATGAAATATCTTGCCCTTATACTTGATCGAAAAATTGGTTCGCGTGATGTGTATATTGGCCGATATCAGAAACCAATTCCCTTCTTTTTCCCCATGCTTGATCTAGTAGAAAGAGCAATTACGCAAGCAGCAAAAGGCGAATATACTGCAAGAATTTATGTTGACGGTATTAATAAAAAAGTAGCAAAAAGCCTTACAAATGCTTTGCGTAGCCGTGGTATTTCTCTACGCTTAGTGAAAAGTAGAAGAGATGAAAGCGAGCCGCTTATTCGTCTTGCTGATATGTGGGCTGGGTGCATACGGAGCGCATTTTTAAATGATAAGGATAGTAAAAGTACTTTTAGACAAGCAAGGGAAAGGGGATATTTGCAGGAAGTTGTACCATAA
- a CDS encoding histidine phosphatase family protein, with translation MIVITRHGKYVREPGQDDGHLSADGRRETETVATIFRDYIQKPERPMRRIFCSPLIRSKETADIFLLKEIGKSDWTEVIEDPRLADPKMSLDQHFEMVSQHPKFPTGVVYAILPQPEEFEEYEEVAQRFCDFLTELVEGLGKETVLVVTHAPCPDYLLLQHFRKTGLCWGKDLGHGEFLTIRKSGDRFILGFRGKVMVTDKQGLLFNPRFIQEERRKRGYGN, from the coding sequence ATGATTGTCATCACCAGACATGGAAAGTATGTCCGTGAGCCTGGCCAAGATGATGGCCATTTGAGCGCTGACGGTAGGCGAGAAACAGAAACCGTAGCAACAATCTTTAGGGATTATATTCAGAAACCAGAAAGACCCATGCGCCGAATTTTCTGTAGTCCTTTAATAAGATCAAAAGAAACAGCCGACATTTTTCTTTTGAAAGAAATCGGCAAATCGGATTGGACTGAGGTTATTGAAGACCCGCGTCTTGCCGACCCTAAAATGAGTCTTGACCAACACTTTGAGATGGTTAGCCAGCATCCAAAGTTTCCCACTGGCGTGGTTTACGCAATTTTACCCCAGCCAGAAGAATTTGAAGAGTATGAAGAGGTGGCTCAACGGTTTTGCGACTTTTTGACTGAATTGGTTGAAGGCTTGGGCAAGGAAACAGTGCTGGTGGTCACTCACGCCCCGTGCCCAGACTATCTTTTACTACAACACTTCCGAAAAACTGGCCTTTGTTGGGGAAAAGATTTGGGACATGGCGAGTTTCTGACGATTCGGAAAAGCGGCGACCGATTTATTCTTGGATTTCGAGGGAAGGTAATGGTCACCGACAAGCAAGGGCTTCTTTTTAATCCCAGATTCATCCAGGAAGAAAGGAGAAAACGCGGTTATGGAAATTAA
- a CDS encoding alpha-ketoacid dehydrogenase subunit beta, which translates to MRKLTYAQAIAEATIQAMQKNPNAYVMGLGVDDPKGIFNTTKPAFQKFGKTKVFDMPLAENSLTGIAIGSALTGMHPLMVHARCDFLFVCADQIINQAAKWRFTYAGTKSIPLTIRAIIGQGWGQGVHHSQSPQAMFAHAPGIKVIMPATAYDAKGLLLSAMEDLNPVLIIEHRRLFDLEDEVPKKYYTIPIGKANIIQKGADLTIIADSIMTRDALIAASVLEKHNISTEVIDLRTIKPLDTQTIIRSIKKTGRIIIADTGWKSFGVTAEIAAVIAENAQPDLKAPIQRIAALDTPTPCSYKLEELFYPSAIDIIKSAKKLFPNKKISLKNMPKSVENKNFTGPF; encoded by the coding sequence ATGCGCAAATTAACCTATGCCCAGGCAATTGCCGAGGCCACAATTCAAGCTATGCAAAAAAATCCCAATGCTTATGTAATGGGATTGGGCGTTGACGACCCAAAAGGAATTTTTAATACCACCAAACCAGCTTTCCAGAAATTTGGCAAAACCAAGGTTTTTGATATGCCTTTGGCAGAAAACAGCTTAACTGGTATTGCTATTGGTTCGGCCCTAACTGGCATGCACCCCTTGATGGTTCACGCTCGGTGTGACTTTCTGTTTGTATGCGCAGACCAAATTATTAACCAAGCTGCTAAATGGCGCTTCACCTATGCTGGTACCAAATCTATTCCTCTGACTATCAGAGCTATTATCGGCCAGGGCTGGGGCCAAGGGGTTCATCATTCCCAAAGCCCCCAAGCCATGTTCGCCCATGCTCCGGGAATTAAAGTCATAATGCCCGCAACAGCATATGACGCCAAAGGCCTCCTGCTTTCAGCAATGGAAGATTTAAATCCAGTACTCATTATTGAACACCGGCGCCTCTTTGATCTTGAAGATGAAGTGCCTAAAAAATATTATACTATCCCAATTGGTAAAGCTAATATAATCCAAAAAGGAGCCGACCTAACCATTATTGCGGACTCTATCATGACTCGCGACGCCCTGATCGCTGCTTCAGTTTTGGAAAAGCATAATATCAGTACTGAAGTCATCGACCTGCGCACCATCAAACCGCTTGACACTCAAACTATAATTCGTTCAATTAAAAAAACTGGTCGCATTATTATTGCAGACACTGGCTGGAAGAGCTTTGGCGTCACTGCCGAAATCGCTGCTGTGATTGCAGAAAACGCTCAACCAGATCTCAAAGCTCCAATCCAACGAATCGCCGCTCTAGACACTCCCACGCCTTGCAGTTATAAATTAGAAGAACTATTTTATCCTAGCGCAATCGATATAATCAAATCCGCAAAAAAATTATTCCCGAATAAAAAAATTAGTCTTAAAAACATGCCCAAAAGCGTTGAAAATAAAAATTTTACCGGGCCATTTTAA
- a CDS encoding thiamine pyrophosphate-dependent dehydrogenase E1 component subunit alpha: protein MLINFQKYDKNISLEHHKKLLFELLKIRLTEEATAVHHEEQLMKCPIHYSIGQEAIAVGVNANLNQDDWIFGTHRYHSHYLAKGGDLKKMIAEFYGKDTGCNRGIGGSMHLADFDAGVMGGSAIVGANTPIAAGAAMGFMMQNQKRVAVAFFGDGSIQEGTFAETLNWASLKKLPVIFVCENNFYAVQTHTHTTNVNPNIYKYATNYLMPGILVDGNNILEIYKQSQKAINRARQGLGPTLIEARTYRWVEHCGPFEDCEFGWRTKKELKEWQKKCPVKNYEKYLLSQKIIVKSEIKKIKDRLKKEINEAFDFAKKSPLPTLTKNDLLKLVY, encoded by the coding sequence ATGCTTATCAACTTCCAAAAATACGATAAAAATATTTCATTGGAGCATCATAAAAAGCTCTTGTTTGAATTGCTCAAAATCCGCCTAACCGAAGAGGCCACTGCTGTCCATCATGAAGAACAACTCATGAAATGCCCCATCCATTACTCCATCGGCCAAGAAGCCATTGCCGTCGGCGTCAACGCCAATCTCAACCAGGATGACTGGATTTTTGGCACCCACCGCTATCACAGCCATTATCTTGCCAAGGGCGGTGATTTAAAAAAAATGATTGCCGAGTTTTACGGCAAAGATACTGGTTGTAATCGTGGTATCGGCGGATCTATGCATTTGGCTGACTTTGACGCTGGCGTCATGGGCGGGTCTGCCATCGTCGGCGCCAACACCCCAATCGCCGCCGGCGCCGCCATGGGTTTTATGATGCAAAATCAAAAACGCGTAGCCGTTGCTTTCTTCGGTGATGGTTCGATCCAAGAAGGCACCTTCGCAGAAACATTAAATTGGGCCTCCTTAAAAAAATTGCCAGTAATTTTTGTCTGTGAAAATAATTTTTATGCGGTACAAACCCACACCCATACCACCAATGTCAATCCAAATATCTATAAATATGCAACAAATTATCTTATGCCTGGAATTTTAGTCGACGGCAACAATATTTTAGAAATTTATAAACAATCCCAAAAAGCAATCAATCGCGCTCGCCAAGGACTTGGTCCCACCCTAATCGAAGCCCGCACTTACCGCTGGGTTGAACATTGCGGACCATTCGAAGATTGCGAATTTGGCTGGCGCACCAAAAAAGAACTCAAAGAATGGCAAAAAAAATGCCCGGTAAAAAACTATGAAAAATATCTTTTAAGTCAAAAAATAATTGTTAAATCTGAAATCAAAAAAATAAAAGACAGACTCAAAAAAGAAATTAATGAAGCCTTTGATTTTGCTAAAAAAAGTCCATTGCCTACTTTGACTAAAAATGACTTGTTGAAGTTGGTATATTGA
- a CDS encoding radical SAM protein yields the protein MNDKFKIDSHKMNHHPERVAQWLEAGDDWEKAKKIYPLYIEVSSCGACNHRCIFCALDYLDYKTGSINTENYLKTLEDMAAGRVKSVMYGGEGEPLIHAKIRDFTLKTKDLGMDVAFTTNGVFMNEDFLETALPITTWLKVSIDAGTKENYAKIHRTKEEDFDTVLKNLKKAKEIKEKNNLPVTLGTQMLLIPENHQEAVTLAKIVNDIGVDYLVIKPYSQHLMSENKRDIDYEKYLYLEDELNKLSNKNFYIIFRRHTMEKYDTDTRDHPHCLAAPFLWAYIMANGDVYTCSAFLGDKRFCIGNINEKSFKEIWESEERRKNWEFIKNLDISQCRQNCRMDEVNRYLWNLKNPPEHVNFI from the coding sequence ATGAACGACAAATTCAAAATAGACAGTCATAAAATGAATCATCATCCGGAAAGAGTGGCCCAGTGGCTTGAGGCCGGTGATGATTGGGAAAAGGCGAAAAAAATCTATCCCCTATATATAGAAGTCTCTTCCTGCGGCGCTTGCAACCACCGCTGTATTTTTTGCGCCTTGGATTATCTTGATTATAAAACCGGCAGCATCAACACTGAAAATTATCTTAAAACTCTTGAAGACATGGCAGCTGGCCGGGTCAAAAGTGTTATGTACGGCGGTGAAGGCGAACCCCTTATCCACGCCAAAATTAGAGATTTCACCCTCAAAACCAAAGACCTGGGCATGGATGTGGCTTTTACTACTAACGGCGTTTTTATGAATGAGGATTTTTTGGAAACCGCCCTGCCCATTACCACTTGGCTCAAAGTCAGTATTGATGCGGGGACAAAAGAAAATTATGCTAAAATCCACCGTACAAAAGAAGAAGATTTTGACACTGTTTTAAAAAACCTCAAAAAAGCTAAAGAAATAAAAGAGAAAAACAATCTGCCAGTAACCCTCGGCACTCAAATGCTCTTAATACCCGAGAATCATCAGGAAGCCGTGACTTTAGCAAAAATCGTCAATGACATTGGTGTTGATTATCTGGTTATTAAGCCTTATTCCCAACATTTGATGAGCGAAAACAAACGAGATATTGATTATGAAAAATATCTTTACTTAGAAGATGAGCTGAATAAATTATCAAATAAGAATTTTTATATAATTTTTCGACGCCATACCATGGAAAAATATGACACAGACACTCGTGACCACCCCCATTGTTTAGCCGCGCCATTTCTCTGGGCTTATATCATGGCTAACGGCGATGTTTATACTTGCAGCGCTTTTCTGGGAGACAAACGATTTTGCATCGGCAACATCAATGAAAAATCTTTCAAAGAAATTTGGGAAAGCGAAGAAAGAAGAAAAAATTGGGAATTTATAAAAAACTTGGATATTTCCCAGTGCCGGCAAAACTGCCGCATGGATGAAGTCAATCGCTACCTCTGGAATCTAAAAAATCCACCAGAACATGTAAATTTTATATAA